Proteins from a single region of Ananas comosus cultivar F153 linkage group 3, ASM154086v1, whole genome shotgun sequence:
- the LOC109708224 gene encoding gibberellin 20 oxidase 1-D-like gives MAPPPTRLEFDAAVLSGAPTIPGEFVWPDDDKPAPGAAAELAVPVVDLGLALRGGAGAGDEELVRGACERHGFFHVANHGVDPELVAEAHRCAEGFFAKPLAEKLRARRAPGESCGYASSFTGRFREKLPWKETLSFRYSAAPSSSSSPSSSSSRANGVLDYFVDTLGEEHRHHGMVYHAYCEAMSRLSLDIMELLGLSLGVGRDCFRSYFQGNDSIMRLNYYPRCQRPELTLGTGPHCDPTSLTILHQDDVGGLQVLADGQWLSVRPSTDAFIVNIGDTFMALSNGRYKSCLHRAVVNSETVRKSLAFFLCPGPDKVVRPPPALVAPGEQRAYPDFTWPTLLEFTQKHYRADMRTLDAFSAWMLNNEGNAVK, from the exons ATGGCGCCTCCTCCGACGCGGCTCGAGTTCGACGCCGCGGTGCTCAGCGGCGCCCCCACCATCCCCGGCGAGTTCGTGTGGCCCGACGACGACAAGCCAGCgcccggcgcggcggcggagctcgCCGTCCCCGTCGTCGACCTCGGCCTCGCcctccgcggcggcgccggcgccggggaCGAGGAGCTGGTGCGCGGGGCGTGCGAGCGCCACGGGTTCTTCCACGTGGCGAACCACGGGGTCGACCCCGAGCTCGTCGCGGAGGCGCACCGCTGCGCCGAGGGCTTCTTCGCGAAGCCGCTCGCGGAGAAGCTGCGCGCGCGCCGCGCCCCCGGCGAGAGCTGCGGCTACGCGAGCAGCTTCACCGGCCGCTTCCGCGAGAAGCTCCCCTGGAAGGAGACGCTCTCGTTCCGGTACTCCGCCGCCCCATCCTCGTCGTCGTccccatcgtcgtcgtcgtcgcgcGCCAATGGTGTTCTCGATTACTTCGTCGACACGCTAGGGGAGGAGCATCGCCACCACGG GATGGTGTACCATGCCTACTGCGAAGCGATGAGCCGGCTCTCTTTAGACATCATGGAGTTATTGGGTCTGAGCCTGGGCGTGGGTCGCGACTGCTTTCGAAGCTACTTTCAGGGCAACGACTCCATAATGCGGCTGAACTACTATCCGCGGTGCCAGCGGCCGGAGCTGACGCTCGGCACTGGCCCGCATTGCGACCCCACATCCCTCACCATCCTCCACCAGGACGATGTTGGCGGTCTCCAAGTCTTGGCCGACGGTCAGTGGCTCTCTGTTCGGCCCAGCACCGACGCCTTCATCGTCAACATCGGCGACACGTTCATG GCTTTGTCGAACGGGCGGTACAAGAGTTGCCTCCATCGGGCAGTCGTAAACAGCGAGACGGTGCGGAAGTCCTTAGCCTTCTTCCTTTGCCCGGGGCCCGACAAGGTTGtgcggccgccgccggccctCGTCGCCCCCGGGGAGCAGAGGGCATATCCGGATTTCACGTGGCCGACGTTGCTCGAGTTCACACAAAAGCATTACAGGGCCGATATGAGGACACTCGACGCCTTCTCGGCGTGGATGCTGAACAATGAAGGCAATGCCGTGAAGTGA
- the LOC109707944 gene encoding glyoxylate/hydroxypyruvate reductase HPR3-like, which translates to MESESEPSPPPPPSFSDADDPPPSHSPELPEVIALSPLLPAFDAALSARFRLLKPSPLPLSSPISSAASAALVRAPTRVDAALLDLVPSLRLVVTTSAGLDHFDLPECARRGVAVASAGHVFSPDVADYAVALLLDVLRRISASGRYLRRGEWPLRGDYPLGSKLGGKRVGIVGLGSIGSLIAKRLEVFGCIISYNSRKAKPSVSYKFFPTVYDLATECDVLILSCAFTNETRHIVNKDVMHALGKDGVIINIARGGLIDEEELVKCLMQGEIKGAGLDVFENEPSVPNKLFTMDNVVLSPHLAAFTTESSSDLLELIIANFEAFFSNKPLITPVSM; encoded by the exons atggaatcggaatcggagccctcgccaccgccaccacccTCCTTCTCCGACGCCGACGATCCTCCGCCGTCGCATTCGCCGGAGCTACCGGAGGTCATCGCCCTCAGCCCCCTCCTCCCCGCCTTCGACGCCGCCCTCTCCGCGCGCTTCCGCCTCCTCAAACCCTCGCCGCTCCCCCTCTCCTCGCccatctcctccgccgcctccgccgccctcgtCCGCGCCCCCACCCGCGTCGACGCCGCCCTCCTCGACCTCGTCCCCTCCCTCCGCCTCGTCGTCACCACCAGCGCCGGCCTCGACCACTTCGACCTCCCCGAGTGCGCCCGCCGCGGCGTCGCCGTCGCCAGCGCCGGCCACGTCTTCTCCCCCGACGTCGCCGACTACGCCGTCGCCCTCCTCCTCGACGTCCTCCGCCGCATCTCCGCCTCGGGCCGCTACCTCCGCCGCGGCGAGTGGCCTCTCCGCGGGGACTACCCCCTCGGATCTAAG CTCGGGGGAAAGCGAGTAGGGATTGTTGGGTTGGGAAGCATTGGGTCATTGATCGCGAAAAGGCTCGAAGTTTTCGGCTGTATCATCTCATATAACTCAAGGAAAGCGAAGCCATCCGTCTCATATAAATTCTTCCCTACTGTTTATGATCTCGCAACCGAATGTGATGTTCTAATTCTTTCCTGTGCATTTACCAACGAAACGCGCCATATAGTTAACAAGGATGTCATGCATGCATTAGGAAAGGATGGTGTAATTATAAACATCGCTCGGGGAGGTCTTATTGATGAAGAAGAATTAGTCAAGTGTTTGATGCAAGGAGAGATCAAGGGGGCCGGTCTAGATGTCTTCGAGAACGAGCCCTCCGTGCCAAACAAGCTTTTCACTATGGATAATGTCGTTCTGTCGCCTCATCTAGCTGCTTTTACTACAGAATCGTCATCGGATTTGCTTGAACTAATTATAGCGAACTTCGAGGCTTTCTTCTCAAACAAGCCTTTGATTACTCCAGTTTCAATGTAA
- the LOC109707385 gene encoding LOW QUALITY PROTEIN: glyoxylate/hydroxypyruvate reductase HPR3-like (The sequence of the model RefSeq protein was modified relative to this genomic sequence to represent the inferred CDS: deleted 1 base in 1 codon): LQVSGKRVGIVGLGSIGSEIVKRLDAFGCTIMYNSRSKKPSVPYKYFPNTHDLAVESDKLSCALTPQTHHIHHIINRDVLLALGRDGAVVLVGEKELVKCLVEGTLGAAGLNVFENKPAVPKELFQMDSIVMSNHSF, translated from the exons CTGCAGGTTAGCGGAAAACGAGTGGGTATTGTTGGCTTGGGAAGTATTGGATCCGAGATCGTGAAAAGGCTCGACGCCTTCGGCTGCACAATCATGTACAATTCAAGATCGAAAAAGCCGTCCGTCCCATACAAATACTTCCCAAACACTCACGACCTCGCCGTCGAGAGCGATAAACTCTCCTGCGCGCTTACCCCTCAAACACACCACATACACCACATAATAAACCGAGACGTCTTACTAGCCCTGGGCAGGGACGGCGCG GTGGTGCTCGTCGGCGAGAAGGAATTGGTCAAGTGTTTGGTGGAAGGGACGCTTGGGGCCGCGGGTCTCAACGTGTTCGAGAACAAGCCCGCCGTGCCCAAAGAGCTGTTCCAGATGGATAGCATTGTGATGTCGAATCATTCGTTTTGA
- the LOC109707945 gene encoding protein NUCLEAR FUSION DEFECTIVE 6, chloroplastic/mitochondrial, translating to MATLSRYAARSAAAALRSATLLPKPSCSSGVRSPLIRRSMAAAAALGSVESLMPLHSAVASARLRSFIAVDSSCWSWLSQGRALPL from the exons ATGGCGACTCTCTCCCGCTACGCCGCGAGGTCCGCTGCCGCGGCGCTCCGCTCTGCAACCCTACTCCCGAAGCCCTCGTGCTCCTCCGGCGTGAGATCTCCTCTGATCCGTAG AtcaatggcggcggcggcggcgttggGGAGCGTGGAGTCGCTGATGCCGCTCCACAGCGCCGTGGCCTCCGCGCGCCTCAGATCGTTCATCGCCGTCGAttcctcctgctggagctgGCTTTCTCAAG GGCGTGCGTTACCATTGTGA